GTCTGGTCGCTGAggatctggacatttgtgaaaTTTGTTGCCCATTCTTCAAACGCCCTGAGGTACAGAGTGTTGGTCTGTGGAGATCAGCAGAGGATAAGAGTGGGTCACAGACCTGCACGTTACTGATCATTATCATAATCATTACATCAGAAGAGAAGGTACTCACTACGTGATTGTTGTCACATAGTCAACTATAAATAGATCAACAATCAACAATAACAGAACAacaatgaatcaatgttatttcaATGTCAATGTCAGGTTTCATCAGTATTTTAATGTTGTTTCAACATTGATATTTCATTGACATTTCAATCCTGACGATTCTGATGGATCAGATGAAAAATCAACATCAGTTCAATGTCTCCTTGCTGTCTGGGCTGTGCCTAACACTTTATCTCTATCTATTTAACTAACATGTAAAGTGAATCAGGGAACTATCTTTGATGTGTTTGtccaccagtgttgggaaggttacttttaaaatgtattccactacagattacagaatacatgccccaccTAAATGcacattactgtgcatttaggtgaccatgatgagagagacagagagagtctggctcagatgctggcagttctcgctgcagtctaccggtagcatctcctttcaggccaggatagacgaatgtcaccgagcagtgactaagtttgagGTAAAAgacttgcacccatttgccacagcagatgcccccgatttacGGTAAGTGagtgtgtttaattgtaggcagggacattactggatattcttgtgtaattgctacagaataatttatgttatactttgttattgctacagaagaatatttattttattattttacatttacaattatttttcctggggaccctgtgacaccccattaaAGAGccataggctggatctcttaagatctcactgttgggtttgtaaggccatgttactcctaaatttctatcttgttcaaagagaagctataaaacaaagttctaagctaatcgaccttagtgttctccttttttaaaaaaaaagaatcgataagagaatcgataaagaatcgaatcgttaaacagaatcgaaaatggaatctaaatggtgaaaatcttatcaatacccatccctactcatattttgtattttaaatacgtaacggcggtacatgtattccgttactccccaacactgttgtCCACACATATTCAAACCTGGTTTATCATTTTAACAGTTACGCAGAGTCGGATCAGATTCCTGTGAAATGGAGTCAGTTATTGGACCTAGTTACTGGTTATTTACCACGACATAGATGGTGTCCACGGAGCTGGACACTGTCAGCGCGTGGATCCAGTGTGAGCTCAAAGGGCACCGACCGACGGGCAGCAGCGGCTTGGCTACGTGCGCCAGGTGGGCGAACCTTCCGGTGGTGTCCGCCAACACATCTCTCTGGAGCCTGGTTCCGTACCCGGCGGCGAGAATCACGGCTTTCATTTGAACTCTGTAATCCGAAGGGCTCCCGGCGAGCTGTCAGGTGCTTTACGGGGAAACTCAACGGCACATTAGCGGGTATAAACCGAGAGAGCAAAGTTTGATAACCCGTCCATAGATCAACTTCTGGATATTCTCGCGAGGTTAGCGTCCAACTAATGGCAGGacgctagttttttttttaaagaactttatttataatCAACAGCATAACATACAAGGCACCATCATTAATCCGAATATGTAATATCCTCGGTTGAGCGTTACAACgacaaaagaggaagaaaacaaaacaaaacaaaacaaaaacaaaaaaacaataaacacaaagcCAAAAAGAGttagaacaaaaagagagaacagTCATTGAAGGATTTAAAACCAAAGGAAAAAATTTATATGAACAAAAAAGGGCAATCATGATCATTAAATAGGGAGGTTTCTTTTTTAACATAGATTAAACTtgttaaataatacaataagtTTATGAGCTTTCTTGTTATTCACAAGTTTCAGCGATTTAGCCCAGAGTTTGAAGTCATTCAGCCATCTGTTTATACGTGGTTTAGCTTTAAAATATCTGCATTTGTGAATAAATTTTTTTCCCAGTAACAAAAACGTCCTAATCAACAAGTCAAAATCTGCATTCTCAGCAAGTATTCCAAATTTTATTACTGTCATCATCAAATGTGGTAACTGAATTCTCCTGAACTGTAGCCAGCTCCACATGTCAATCCAGAAGGGGTGCACTGATTCACAGTAGAAAAACAAGTGATCCAGACTTTCAATATCACTGTCACAAAATGTGAAGGCGTTCACATCTAAGTTAAATTTCCGTTTTAAGAATTCATTGGTTGGATAAACCTCATTTATGATTTTAAAGTTAACCTCTTACTTTaggggaaagaggaagtgaGATATACTTTCTTCTTATTGCCTTAACCTCCATGGTGGATCCGTACTGTCCCCTCAAACACTGAGACCATCGCTTCCAGTTGCTACTTTCTAAATTAAAAGTAATTCTCTGAGgaatttcactgtaaataaagatttGTAGGATTTTAGCTGTTAAACAACAAAGCCGCAAATAATGGAACCATTTCAATTAAAAAACTCAAAAAGTGCTTGCAGTCGTATTGAAGACATATTGCAGTCGTATTATTGAGCTATAGATTGACAGTCAAATTCCATAGATAGTCTAATCACACATAAAGGGCACTGCCAGGGGCAGGAGTTTGGTGTAAAATTGTTTATTTGTGAAATATTGCCAACAAGTGCTGTCTAGCTCAGAGATTTATTCAGAACAGaaaccttttttctttacaCAAATGTGCCAGCAAATGTACAGAATATCACTGTATTACTAAACTGCTGCACATACCAGTGTGCACATCTGGAAGTAGTCCCAttagaaacacaacaaacaagagtatgtatgtatgtaatgTGGGATGTAACTGTAGGATCCAGTGATAGCAGGATATTTACAGCCAGTACCATCTTATTTTAATTTACCAGTAATCTGTGGTGATAATTATGGCAAAATGTATTTGTAGTTACTGCAGCAATagacacattttattattagtttGTCTGTTGTTTCATATAAAAGGAATGCATTTTAAtgcatatttatttactttctaaAAAGTAAACGTCAGTTAATTTCGCTGTTAACAGAAATGCAGGAGTGttactgttttccttttttcaaccGCAAAATCTCCTACCTAAACATTTCTTTATCAAGCTGTTTCAAGGAAAACATCAGCCTATGTATCATTATTGGATTTTCAAATATTCACAAAAGTCTTGGAAATCATACAGTCTGGGTTCCTATAAAGAAGATGTGGAAAAATAAATGACCCAAGAGCAAAAATATCTTCTTCCATCATGTTGTTTACTTTTCAGTCTTAGCACCACATGTGACAGAATACAAATTCAAGTCCGTTTGTGTCTCCTGTGAATTCTTCACTGCGGGGCCAGCGGGATGCCCCGGGCGTCGGTCACTTGGCCCTCCTGCAGGTTTTTGACCAGCTGAGCCAGCCAGCGTTTGGTGGTGGTGTCATCCTTCAGCACCTGGGCGAAGGTGCTGTCCTTCAGCTGGTCGGGTAGACACTGACGGAGTGCCTCTCTGGCTCTGAGGAAGGAACAACACAAAACCTCCTTTTAATATCACTTCAAATGAAATTGAACTTCAAACTTGATGAAAACACTCAATGAAAGTGCAGATATATTTTTCCAAATAATTAATGTCAGGTTAGAAAGAAGagtaaggcaaaaacaaaaaatcatcagaataaacaaaaatataatattccTAAACGATGAACAGCTTCAACATGTAGTGCATTTTTCTGTCTATGTAGTTATTCCCAAGTGTTTCAAGTAAAGCTGCAGCTATTACATCTAATACAACCTGTTACCATGAACTGTttttacacacataaacatctCATGGTGTAAAAACTACCAGTGTATTTTTGCAATAGCTTCTTCTAGTGGCAAGCTGATTGAAGTCTTCAAACAGCGAAGCCAGTGTtatacagcagcggtccccaacccccgggcctcggaccggtatcggtccgtgagtcatttggtaccgggccgcgagagttgaggctcaggtgtgaaatgtatagttttcagggtttttatcggttttcagcgttattttgttatcgtttactcagttttccttggtcttttcacgtgtgttatgaataaattttcttttttttcggtaccggtactagttttattttgttgtatttatccgcgacatcttaaaggccggtctgtgaaaatattgtcgggcataaaccggtccgtggcgcaaggTTGCAAGCACACAATAAACTGCAACAGAGTAAAGATGCTGTACCTGAGATTATCTGAAAGGCGAAGGTAGCAGCGGACGACGTGCTTCAGCAGCCGAGCTGATGGTTCTTTGGAGAGCTGCAGCACCATTTTACCCTGAAGATGCAAACATGATGGAGACAACAGCTACAGTTACATCCAGCAAACAAAGATCCCGACCCACACGCCACAAATCaacaaattattatttaaagaaagCACTCAAACTACATTTGAGTTAAAGGTCAGTGTGAAAGCCTCAGGAAACTCTTGTTAATGTCTCgatttatttgacttttttcccTCCTAATGATTTCACCAGGTTGCCCACACCtcacagtttgagaaccaccGAACTGGATCAATATTTTTATTCTGACTGAAGATTAAAGTTCAGCTGTGAACACGTGACAGGATTTTACAGCGTGCTGTTTACACATCAAAGGTAATGAATGTGACATGGGGGCATTTTCTTCTGTCCTTGGTACATTTGATCAGCCCCCTGTATATGGattacataaatcaaatcaGTGGAGTGCAGTAAATATTGTTACTATGCTGCTCTCAACTTCTCaagggtttatttttttaaatttattttataggCTCAATCATGTGACATGAACCATGCTGCACGCCACTGCAGCCTGGGCTAATTTGTGATGTCCGTGCCCAGTTGGGtttttaaaacaccaaaaagaaacataaacaaGAGACTCTAGGGTTCGAACTGCAGTGCAACGAACTGATTCCTTTTGAAAAATCAAGTTTAGTTTTAATATGAAGTTTACGTTCTGAAGTATTTCATTTGCTGATAATGACTGAAAATTAattgttaaattttttttaactgtggaCCATTTCTGCTTGGACATAATTGACAGCGAAGTAAAGATATGACTTGATGCAGATTTTCTTCTGGTCAGTTTGTAAAAAGCTTTGAACAGACAACTGGTTTTTAAATATCAGTCTGTGCCTGTTTATTCCGAACGGTTAACAAAAGTTTTTAATTCTGTCTGGACTTTTCAACAAATTACAAACAGAAATCAGTGAGACTAAACCATCTTCTTGTAATCGATGATGTGTCACAGAAAGTCTATCTGATCATGTCCATGCATATCTTTACAGCAAACACTTACAAGGATCATTGCCACATGGGAGAAACGCTCATAAGTCTGGCATATGTAAGCCAGCCCTGTGTCATCAAGCAGTATCTTCTGCAGTATGAAGGTAGcaacctgaaaaaacaaacatgcgtATAAAGATTTCTCACTAGTAGGTGTCAATATTATGCTGCGGGCTATCTGTAAAGGTTCAGactattttaaaaacagaatagCTCCGTACCGTCTTAGAGAGCTCACTTCCTGATTCCATAATGCGGAGACAAAGCGGGATGATTTCAGTTGTGAGAAGAAAGTTAATCACTTCTTGTTCATCTGTTTTGACCAAGGCACCTACATTAAGTACAAACAGACATCTTAAtacctgtacacacacactttgaatGATAAAAACTCTTTTCATAATACAATGAGAGGAGAGCACACCTATGACTCCAAGGCTGGTGAGGCGCAGGTACTCGAATGGGCGCGTTTTGCTCACAGTGTGCAAAAAGGGATAAAGGAAAAGGGGAATGTGGGCTGCGAGGAAAGCCGACCTggcaagatattaaaaattaaaagaaaaatacttttaaatcaGTGTAACCACACTCATATCAAACACATATAccggaccataaggcgcacgtCGATTAacgggtctgttttcatacataaggcacaccaGATTATACGGTGCAtcaagcgaaacaaaacagtcagataagtcaaactttactcaactcattcttcttgtttcctccacttccgtaccattgatccATTAATGTTtaattctctcacagctgctctttcacatgttgttgcagtatattagtgactaacctcatattgtggatggattatctcagttgttcttctgactgaagtttggtctgtttacagcatcctgccacaTGATTGCATTTGTTCTTaaccctcatgttaacttttattgagtggaaaaaagttagcgttcatcctccagcttcactggtgGTGgccagggatagctcagtaggtagagtggtggccccatgatcggaaagtcgggggttcaactccactgaacggctaccctgaggtacccctgagcaaggtaccgtccatacacactgctccccgggcgctgcattggtggctgcccactgcttcactgggtgaatgggaactatttccctatggggactaacacatacacacacactgtgtttttgttatgctaacatagctgtgtcgctaacGATCACAGCAGTGATGTTCGTTGGTTTACTGAAGTTGGACAAGCTGGTATTTAGTGATGTGCacagctcgaagccgaccgggaggttaAGGCACGATGTGCCTTTTCCCCCCCGGTTGTAGTGGGCCTCGACCTCCTGTTAGCTTCGAgatggtgggtaacagacgtctctgaaaacgtcggagcacttttgcaaatatgtgatgtcttgataaaccgagcagatatttgatgtttacacagctacattcacgcctgaaaatatcttaaaagtttattttgtgacccagaaaaagtaatattaaaaccaACTAGCTGGCGCCATTGTTAGAAACgaattggctgggccacgctatgaattctgggataggttgggtaACGAAGGATACACTGACTCGGCCTTCAAATGTGACCTGCGAAGCATACCAGTGCAAGATCTCCGTTTGTGAGATCTTGCAAACCGTTTGTGGGATCTCACAAAACttcatcttaatttttttttcctcccatgtcCCTTGCAGGGCTCGGTATGgtagtgatagcagagctgtatgttttaattctttcagaaatctctcagtcagaacatcctatatcatgtttagatggaaactagcgagctaacttcctgctaacatctaactctgttaaatttaataaattctgttttcatggatgcctcgatgttaaacttaattgttacacctggtaaagcagcaacactgattatttttattaaagatgaaagaatttagaaagtttttaactctcagtgttcgtttgaaTTTGGGACCTGAAGGGGACGGCGTTTTGGACCCAGATACTCAGtctgtgaggctcctgactacggtagctgtaatgctctgacaatccatcaagcggtgcggcttcgtaacTTActaaagtcgtactaaaacattttgacagatttttgagtgccgtgtaccacataaaatcggttcagtaagcacaaccagaattcatacattaGGTGCACCAGATTATAAGGTGCACTGCTGatatttgagaaaattaaagcatTTTAAGTGCACCTTATAGTGCAGAAAATTAGGTACTTTCATTTAAGGCTTAAAAGCCTTGTTTGTATCAgtgaaaagaaaagatgaggtaaaacaaaaaaagaagcatggTTGTAGTTTAGTTTCCTGAAATTCCTGATTGAAACAGAACAAATGAAGGCAAAGTGGATAAAACTCAATCTGCTCTGTAGTAAAGGTTTTTCTTTAGTATTACACAATTAAAGCTTCCAATTGTCCCCTTACCGTGTCTCTGGGTGTGAGGCAACACATTGCAGGAGTGCCAAGGCGTTGCACACTCTGTTAGACTGATGTGCTGTGAGTGTCGGTGGGttaatggatggatagatgttcACTATTTCCTACAAAGAGAAAGGAATGCATCAATGGTGCACAGCAAATGACactgggcaaacagaactatAGAGATGATGGATTACTCCGTCATCTCTGTGGTATTAACTCACAGGTATTAACTCAACAAGTGGTATAAACTCTAATGGTAGGTAGAGATTAAAAAAACGCTTACAACCATTTCAAGACCTAGTGCCCTGGAAGTCTTATAATTCAGGTCAAGTTTTAAAATATACTAAGAGCTCTTAACAACAAGTACCAATGCAacatattatataaataaaaataatatagcaAAACAATTCAGAGTAATGAAGAAGCTCACTTCATGCGAGTGGTCTGTAAGGCCTAGCTGCCATGCAAACATGGCATGACTTGTAGTCCCTGATGGTTGTGCTGAATCTTTGTCAAGCCTATGGCATAGCTTATGTAAGTAGCCATGTTGTCAACAtcatttatgtgtttgtgcattATGTGTTAATTAGTGTGTCTTCTGGTGTTTTATATGTGGAGCCAGCCtacaggaacaaataaaatgctgGTACTTTATTACCTCTATATCTTTCTCCAGTAATTTGTTGACATTTGTGAATCCTTATATTGAGGAGATGATGTTATTCTGTCACTGAGAAATTCAAAAACTAAGATGAAATTAACAGTGGGAAATCTATAGCACTGGGTAGGCCAATCACAGTACGTGCTCTGGATGCTGTGTGTATTAAATTTCTAGAAGGGTGCATGTCCAGTTATGCCATAGGGTTAAAGATTCAGGTTTGTGGTTCCGATGTAGATTtgaagcataaaaaaataataaaaaatcctGATTTCCAACTGGTAGAGAGGCAACAGATCTTACCTGCAGGAGAGCAGCGATAGTGCCACAGGAATGCCAAAGCATCGGTGCCAGGTCTGGCACAGATTCGCGTTTCTTGCTGAGCTCCAGCAGGGCATTCTCTCTGGTCTCTGGGCTGGACAACTCATTGATCCACTGGTAGATCTTTTCCCGGTCTACCTGAGCCAGGGCTGTGACATTAGATACAGCCTGCAAAAGGCAAAATTAGTTTAAAAAGCATGTCGTCTTGGGTCTGTGTTTGAGAATGGGTGGTCGATGTTTAATGTAAATCAAACAAAAGGATGAGGAAGCTCCATGTTAAGACGGTTCGAGACTTCAAAGCAAAGTAAGGTGAAATTACACTCACCGCTCCCGTTGCAAGCATTCTCCGAAGCTCTTTGTGGCGTCTTTATGTCGTTATAAACAACTAAATTTGATTAAGTGTGGTGAACGTGGTTGCAATGCAAGTAAGTTGGCGTAACTAGCACAAAGCTAGCCCGAGCTGGCTGCTAAATGTCCTGGCCTATGAAGACAAGTACCCGTGTACATTAACATAACTTCAAATTCGCCGAAATAAGGGGAAAGGGAACACTAGCAGTCTAATTTGTGCGCTTTAAACCACACTAATTAGCTCAAAACTAAACGTAATTCATACTAAAACTAAAGCGAGGCTTAGCTTGGCAGACCCGTGGACAGCCTTGATACAAATAACTGAAATATCGCGAGATGAAAATCCTCGGTCATTACTTCCGTTGTAAATTTTCACATTCCCGCCATCATCGCGCAGCTCAGCGACGCGTCGTGTGCTGCTCTGCTGTCAACAGCACCGGAGAGCAGGTGAATGCCGGCAAAACAAACTTTCTGCCTGCTCAGCAGCTACAGAAGCGACACCGGACTTTTAGAAGTTTGAAGACAAGCTCTCGTCATCGATAGGTAAGTACCTGCTCGGTGTAATCGCAACGCGATACGCTTTCCATCACCAAATTACAGACTAGCAAATTAGCCAGTTAGCTAGCGTCCGTTAGCTTGTTAGCCGAGGTGCTAACGTCGGCCTCCTCCATCCCATTCAGGGGCTGCGGACGGGCATACGACATTATCCGCATCCAAAGGGGCTTTTTTACTTTTGGCTAGCACCTTTTCTTGGAGTTGCCGGTTTGGACAGGTAATTCTGTGGGAGCATCGATGCCTTGAGCTGAGAGGGAACATCCCGTGTTGTTGTGCACGTACCAGTCGTTGGCTACCGCGACTCAGAGTGGCCGTTAGTTTGGCtagtttgatggcagatgcaaACATGGGCTTTTATTGAAGCTGCTAGCAAAGAAAATCACAAGGCACGAGCTGCCACACGCAgccaaacaagctgttttatttGTCAGAAATGCATTGCGAGCGTGCTGTCCGCTTTTCTGCTGCGAGATGCTGCGCTGACTCCTGTCAGCTTGTTTTGGATGGTTTGTACTTTCTTGTGACTTTGACAACGTGGGTTGCCTGCTCTCGTTATCTGAGCTCAGCCTCGGAAACTTTGAAGTTGCTTTCACCGAGACGACTACAGGTGATATTAGTGTTATTACAAAAAGAGGTGCTATGTTCATTTTAGTGGCTGCTTCTGTTCGTTAAGCTCATTATTTTCCTGCAGTATTTAACTAGAGTAATCAAATTCAGAACTACCTGACCATTGGTTTAAACTGCTCCTGCTGAACACATTCAgttgttataaatataatgtGCTCAGATTGTGTGACAGCGGATCCAATTTGTCTTTTTTAGGATTAGTTTGAGTCCCAGTCTCCCAAGTGCACCAACGGGATAGAAAGCCATGGCAACTGTAGTGCCCAAACTCTCCAGCGCTGGGGCTGTGAAGATCCGTTTCACCAGTCTGGACCTGGGCACCACCAGGTGGAAAGAAGGGACGTTTGAGATTTTGGAAAAGGACAATAAAGTTAACCTCTGCCTGAGATTCAACTGTGGAGGAGCTTCCAAAACGTTCCAggtattttactgttttttttgtgttttactgtgtttactGTTGTTTATAAGACCCCAAAAAATGTCT
This window of the Maylandia zebra isolate NMK-2024a linkage group LG16, Mzebra_GT3a, whole genome shotgun sequence genome carries:
- the cnot9 gene encoding CCR4-NOT transcription complex subunit 9 isoform X2 yields the protein MLATGAAVSNVTALAQVDREKIYQWINELSSPETRENALLELSKKRESVPDLAPMLWHSCGTIAALLQEIVNIYPSINPPTLTAHQSNRVCNALALLQCVASHPETRSAFLAAHIPLFLYPFLHTVSKTRPFEYLRLTSLGVIGALVKTDEQEVINFLLTTEIIPLCLRIMESGSELSKTVATFILQKILLDDTGLAYICQTYERFSHVAMILGKMVLQLSKEPSARLLKHVVRCYLRLSDNLRAREALRQCLPDQLKDSTFAQVLKDDTTTKRWLAQLVKNLQEGQVTDARGIPLAPQ
- the cnot9 gene encoding CCR4-NOT transcription complex subunit 9 isoform X1; the protein is MLATGAAVSNVTALAQVDREKIYQWINELSSPETRENALLELSKKRESVPDLAPMLWHSCGTIAALLQEIVNIYPSINPPTLTAHQSNRVCNALALLQCVASHPETRSAFLAAHIPLFLYPFLHTVSKTRPFEYLRLTSLGVIGVLSSHCIMKRVFIIQSVCVQVLRCLFVLNVGALVKTDEQEVINFLLTTEIIPLCLRIMESGSELSKTVATFILQKILLDDTGLAYICQTYERFSHVAMILGKMVLQLSKEPSARLLKHVVRCYLRLSDNLRAREALRQCLPDQLKDSTFAQVLKDDTTTKRWLAQLVKNLQEGQVTDARGIPLAPQ